Proteins from a genomic interval of Dendropsophus ebraccatus isolate aDenEbr1 chromosome 6, aDenEbr1.pat, whole genome shotgun sequence:
- the LOC138795589 gene encoding amine sulfotransferase-like, translating to MEQDTVDKALDDAFFKHKGIYFETSLTSLEAIDAIEDMEIRESDVFLVTYPKSGTIWTQQILSLIFNEGHRNGTEHIDNINRMPWIEYNLNNMDFNIRPSPRLFTTHLPYYLMPRDLRSKMPKMIYVSRNPKDNLVSFYHFYKIKPDIKCTISWEKFIEIFISGKVLGGSWFDHLRGWYTHKEDFNILFVTYEEMKQDLRSAVKKICKFVDKNLDEKAIDTVVERATFKNMKEDPVANYRFMSNDVLDHSKGESLRKGIVGDWKNHMTVAQSEMFDKVYQEKMGDLPIKFLWDLNEENAS from the exons ATGGAACAGGATACAGTTGATAAAGCCCTGGATGATGCATTTTTCAAACATAAAGGCATATACTTTGAGACTAGTTTGACATCACTTGAAGCCATAGACGCTATAGAAGACATGGAAATTCGAGAAAGCGATGTGTTTCTTGTCACCTACCCAAAATCTG GCACAATTTGGACACAACAAATTCTAAGCCTAATATTCAATGAAGGCCATCGAAATGGAACAGAACATATAGACAATATAAATAGAATGCCATGGATTGAATATAACCTTAACAATATGGACTTTAACATCCGTCCATCTCCTCGTCTCTTCACAACTCACCTGCCTTATTATCTAATGCCGAGAGATCTGAGGTCGAAAATGCCAAAA atGATATATGTGAGTCGAAACCCAAAAGACAACCTGGTGTCCTTTTATCACTTCTATAAAATAAAGCCAGATATAAAATGTACAATAAGTTGGGAAAAATTCATAGAGATTTTCATATCAGGGAAAG TCCTGGGCGGCTCATGGTTTGATCATTTGAGGGGCTGGTACACGCACAAAGAGGACTTCAACATACTTTTTGTGACATATGAGGAAATGAAACAG GACCTTCGATCTGCCGTAAAGAAAATATGCAAATTTGTGGACAAAAACCTGGATGAGAAAGCAATAGACACCGTGGTGGAAAGAGCAACTTTTAAGAACATGAAAGAAGATCCTGTTGCTAATTATAGATTTATGTCAAATGACGTTTTAGATCATAGTAAAGGAGAATCCCTACGTAAAG GGATTGTCGGTGACTGGAAAAACCACATGACAGTGGCACAAAGTGAGATGTTTGATAAAGTTTACCAAGAGAAAATGGGAGATCTGCCAATCAAGTTTTTGTGGGATCTCAATGAAGAAAATGCATCCTAG